The proteins below come from a single Triticum aestivum cultivar Chinese Spring chromosome 5D, IWGSC CS RefSeq v2.1, whole genome shotgun sequence genomic window:
- the LOC123123647 gene encoding translocase of chloroplast 101, chloroplastic → MALLIRAPLTSFDDSGDDDEGYASSLSSGAASPSRSPSTSPPEAPRPRPRPVLGAPRVAAQLSSSTDDEADLFDDAAGSSGDEVLEEVSNGFFRIARVPPPPPSPSSDEATAPSPPASAAGAGSSASSWESEYFGAAEGAEEEEAAADVFVDAGAGSGLEEDGGVFAASAGAAAEGSLDGSFVSSMSVLDDGAAFSDLVNLSDMSLMNGGKQGAEDSGAEAVNGVEPEPSIGDAGGTRIVDASEGNAGGSQQEQVVVELPPAVNSSQQEEDAGLDLLNDDSDAKDTTPKHEVAELPHVISSTEAEATGPEIHNADSDAEHTTPKHEVVTHSDDASPQHVATGDATVEPVEVHTNVDSSQFTVDAGHHKVDGETDGDHEPSGEPASVPIIGTNNALESPGKEMEDNVPASSLDDSDEDQLDDDYEAEELSGKETELFDYAALAELLRAANRSPTQGKAKVFPVETSDSIQPSHTVVGVPRTSVASTHVLDAVADPENTMTDEEKKLYIKVDMARIKYLRLVYRLGYDTEHQVPVQVLYRLSLVEGFRRIRMADHSSELENAWSRALQLETEGTDDLEFSCNVLVLGKTGVGKSATINSIFGEDKSKTNAFLPATCFVKEITGVVGGVKFRVIDTPGLGTTVRDGKSNRKMLKSVKKYIKKCPPDIVLYVDRIDTQRQGADDLSLLQCITSVLGLSIWSKAIITLTHSAADPLPEGPSGSPINYEMIVTHRTHALQQSIRQTTNDPRIENPVALVENHHLCRRNMEGEKVLPNGLTWKRLLLLLCYSLKMVAEIDTLSTRRAASPRLFDLRLQMPPLPYFLSSLLQSREHPRRANEQKVESVGSDVDPDELLDDDQEDEEYDQLPPFKPLSKSQVAKLSKEQQKLYFDEYDYRTKLLQKKQLKEQRRRLKEMKSEGNNYDVLVENDHPDDEYDNDRSLMPDWALPSTFDSDDPVYRYRCLEPATNLLARAVTNPEGWDHDCGFDGVSLQYSHEVAKTFPASMWVQVNKDKREFTIHSESSISAKHSEYASTLAGFDIQTMMDQLAYTLRGETKLRNTKNNATTGGLSMTLAGNTMITGAKLEDKLSVGNWLTLVANAGAVSVKGDTAHGVNVVLNLLQKDYPIMGLGLATLGASLVRWHKEWTMAANLDTQFSVGRTSNMAVHVDVNNKLTGRVSIKANSSEHLTIALLGVYSMAMYLWNRMHPRADPNNE, encoded by the coding sequence ATGGCGCTCCTCATCCGCGCGCCGCTCACCTCCTTCGACGACTCCGGCGACGACGACGAAGGGTACGCATCCTCGCTCTCCTCCGGCGCCGCGTCGCCGTCCCGCTCTCCATCGACCTCGCCCCCCGAggccccgcgcccgcgcccgcgccccgtCCTCGGCGCGCCGCGGGTGGCGGCGCAGCTCTCGTCGTCCACGGACGACGAGGCCGACCTGTTCGACGACGCCGCCGGCTCGTCCGGGGACGAGGTGCTCGAGGAGGTCTCCAACGGCTTCTTCCGCATCGCCAGggtgcccccgccgccgccctccccctcCTCGGACGAGGCCACGGCCCCCTCGCCCCCCGCTTCCGCGGCCGGGGCCGGCTCCTCCGCGTCCTCCTGGGAGAGCGAGTACTTCGGCGCGGCGGAgggggccgaggaggaggaggccgccgccgaCGTGTTCGTCGACGCCGGAGCGGGGAGCGGgctggaggaggatggcggcgtctTTGCGGCCTCCGCGGGCGCGGCCGCCGAGGGCTCGCTGGATGGGAGCTTCGTCAGCTCCATGAGCGTGCTGGATGACGGCGCGGCGTTCAGTGAtttggtaaatctctcggatatgTCCTTGATGAATGGTGGTAAACAGGGAGCTGAGGATTCTGGTGCTGAGGCTGTCAACGGTGTGGAGCCTGAGCCTTCCATTGGTGACGCTGGTGGCACCCGCATTGTGGATGCTTCAGAGGGGAATGCTGGGGGGTCTCAGCAGGAGCAAGTTGTCGTGGAATTGCCTCCTGCGGTGAATTCTTCTCAACAAGAAGAAGATGCTGGTCTTGACCTTCTCAATGATGACTCTGATGCAAAAGATACCACACCCAAGCATGAGGTTGCTGAATTGCCTCATGTGATCAGTTCTACAGAAGCAGAAGCTACTGGTCCTGAAATTCACAATGCTGATTCTGATGCAGAACATACCACGCCCAAGCATGAGGTTGTCACACATTCTGATGATGCCAGCCCTCAACATGTTGCCACAGGAGATGCCACTGTTGAGCCTGTGGAAGTTCATACCAATGTTGACAGCTCACAGTTTACTGTTGACGCGGGTCATCACAAGGTGGATGGTGAAACTGATGGCGATCATGAACCTTCTGGTGAACCTGCATCTGTACCAATCATTGGGACAAACAATGCTTTAGAATCTCCTGGAAAAGAAATGGAGGACAATGTGCCTGCCTCCAGTTTGGATGATTCAGATGAGGATCAgctggatgatgattatgaagcgGAGGAGTTGAGCGGAAAGGAGACTGAGCTTTTTGATTATGCAGCTTTAGCTGAGCTTCTCAGGGCGGCAAACAGATCACCTACACAGGGCAAGGCCAAGGTGTTTCCAGTTGAAACCTCTGATTCCATCCAACCATCCCATACCGTGGTCGGTGTCCCTAGGACAAGTGTGGCTTCTACCCATGTGCTGGATGCAGTTGCTGACCCGGAGAACACGATGACTGATGAGGAGAAGAAGTTGTACATAAAGGTGGACATGGCACGAATCAAGTATCTGCGTCTTGTGTATAGATTAGGGTATGACACTGAACATCAGGTACCTGTACAAGTGTTATATCGGCTCAGTCTCGTTGAAGGCTTCAGGCGCATAAGGATGGCAGACCATTCCTCAGAACTTGAGAATGCCTGGAGCAGGGCTTTGCAGCTTGAGACAGAGGGAACAGATGACTTGGAATTCTCCTGCAATGTATTGGTCCTTGGGAAGACAGGGGTGGGAAAGAGTGCAACAATAAACTCCATCTTTGGTGAGGATAAATCCAAAACAAATGCTTTTCTACCAGCAACATGTTTCGTGAAGGAGATTACTGGAGTTGTTGGTGGTGTTAAATTTCGTGTCATTGACACTCCAGGACTTGGGACTACAGTTAGGGATGGAAAATCAAACAGGAAAATGCTCAAGTCTGTTAAGAAGTATATCAAGAAATGCCCCCCTGACATTGTTTTGTATGTTGATCGGATCGATACCCAACGGCAAGGTGCAGACGACCTATCCCTATTGCAATGCATTACCAGTGTCCTAGGCCTGTCAATATGGTCGAAAGCCATTATCACTCTTACTCACTCAGCAGCAGATCCTCTTCCTGAAGGACCTAGTGGCTCCCCAATTAACTATGAGATGATTGTGACCCATCGGACTCATGCGCTTCAGCAAAGCATCAGACAGACCACTAATGATCCTCGGATTGAGAATCCAGTCGCTCTTGTGGAAAATCACCACCTTTGTCGGAGGAACATGGAGGGTGAAAAGGTGCTTCCAAATGGCCTTACCTGGAAGCGTCTGCTCCTCCTCCTGTGCTACTCACTGAAGATGGTTGCTGAGATTGATACTCTTTCAACCCGCCGTGCTGCTTCTCCAAGACTCTTTGATCTCCGTCTCCAGATGCCTCCACTTCCTTACTTCTTATCATCTTTGTTGCAATCTAGAGAGCACCCCAGGCGTGCAAATGAACAGAAGGTTGAGAGTGTGGGCTCAGATGTTGATCCTGATGAATTGTTGGATGATGATCAAGAGGATGAAGAGTATGACCAACTTCCTCCCTTTAAGCCATTAAGTAAATCACAGGTTGCAAAACTCTCCAAAGAGCAGCAGAAACTGTATTTCGATGAGTATGACTACCGAACCAAGCTTCTTCAGAAGAAGCAGTTGAAGGAACAGCGCAGAAGATTAAAGGAAATGAAGAGTGAGGGCAATAATTATGATGTACTTGTGGAGAATGATCATCCTGATGATGAGTATGACAATGATAGATCTCTTATGCCAGACTGGGCCTTGCCATCTACATTTGATTCCGATGATCCAGTATACCGCTATCGGTGTCTTGAGCCTGCAACGAACCTTCTGGCACGTGCTGTTACCAACCCTGAAGGATGGGATCATGACTGTGGGTTTGACGGTGTGAGTCTCCAATACAGCCACGAAGTTGCCAAAACATTTCCAGCTTCTATGTGGGTCCAAGTTAACAAGGACAAGAGGGAATTCACCATTCATTCGGAGTCCTCGATATCAGCTAAGCATAGCGAGTATGCTTCAACCCTTGCAGGCTTTGACATACAAACCATGATGGACCAGCTTGCTTACACTCTCAGGGGGGAAACTAAGCTCAGGAACACCAAGAACAATGCCACTACTGGAGGTCTGTCCATGACTTTAGCAGGAAACACCATGATAACTGGAGCAAAGCTTGAAGACAAGCTTTCAGTTGGTAATTGGTTAACACTGGTAGCAAACGCTGGTGCTGTGTCCGTGAAAGGTGATACTGCGCATGGAGTGAATGTGGTGCTGAACCTGCTTCAAAAAGACTATCCCATTATGGGCCTAGGCCTTGCAACTTTGGGTGCATCACTGGTAAGGTGGCATAAAGAATGGACTATGGCTGCGAACTTAGATACCCAGTTCTCTGTGGGAAGGACCTCAAACATGGCAGTTCATGTTGATGTGAACAACAAGCTAACTGGACGAGTGAGCATCAAGGCCAACAGTTCAGAGCATCTGACGATTGCTCTATTAGGTGTCTATTCAATGGCAATGTATCTGTGGAACAGGATGCATCCTCGTGCAGATCCGAATAATGAGTAG